A portion of the Streptococcus sp. Marseille-Q6470 genome contains these proteins:
- a CDS encoding FAD-containing oxidoreductase encodes MLTYDLIVIGFGKAGKTLAGKLASAGKKVALVERSKAMYGGTCINIGCIPTKTLLVAAEKDLSFDQVMATKNTVTTRLNGKNYATVAGTGVDIFDAEAHFVSNKVIEIQAGDEKQELTAETIVINTGAVSNVLPIPGLATSKNVFDSTGIQNLDKLPEKLGVLGGGNIGLEFAGLYNKLGSKVTVLDALDTFLPRAEPSIAALAKQYLEEDGIELLQNVRTTEIKNDGDQVLVVTENETYRFDALLYATGRKPNVEPLHLENTDIELTERGAIKVDKHCQTNVPGVFAVGDVNGGLQFTYISLDDFRVVYSYLAGDGSYTLEDRLNVPNTLFITPALSQVGLTESQAADLKLPYAVKEIPVAAMPRGHVNGDLRGAFKAVVNTETKEILGATIFSEGSQEIINIITVAMDNKIPYTYFTKQIFTHPTLAENLNDLFAI; translated from the coding sequence ATGTTAACATACGATTTAATTGTCATTGGATTTGGTAAGGCAGGTAAGACGCTTGCTGGAAAACTGGCTTCAGCTGGTAAAAAAGTTGCCCTCGTTGAACGTAGCAAAGCTATGTACGGTGGAACTTGTATCAATATCGGTTGTATCCCAACTAAAACCTTGCTAGTTGCTGCTGAAAAAGACTTGTCATTTGATCAAGTCATGGCTACTAAAAACACGGTTACTACACGCCTCAATGGTAAAAACTATGCTACTGTCGCAGGTACAGGCGTAGATATCTTTGATGCTGAAGCTCACTTTGTTTCTAATAAAGTCATCGAAATCCAAGCTGGTGACGAAAAACAAGAACTGACTGCTGAAACTATCGTCATCAACACTGGTGCTGTTTCAAATGTCTTACCTATCCCAGGCCTTGCTACAAGCAAGAATGTCTTTGACTCAACAGGTATCCAAAACTTGGACAAATTGCCTGAAAAACTTGGTGTCCTTGGTGGCGGAAATATCGGTCTTGAATTTGCCGGTCTTTACAACAAACTTGGAAGCAAGGTCACAGTCCTAGATGCCTTGGATACATTCCTACCTCGTGCAGAACCTTCTATCGCAGCTCTTGCCAAACAATACTTAGAAGAAGATGGCATTGAATTGCTACAAAATGTCCGCACTACTGAAATCAAAAACGACGGTGACCAGGTTCTTGTCGTGACTGAGAACGAAACATACCGTTTCGATGCCCTTCTCTACGCAACTGGACGTAAACCAAATGTTGAACCTCTTCATCTCGAAAACACAGATATTGAACTAACTGAACGAGGCGCTATTAAAGTAGACAAACATTGTCAAACAAACGTTCCTGGTGTCTTTGCTGTTGGAGATGTCAACGGTGGCCTTCAGTTTACCTACATTTCATTAGATGACTTCCGTGTTGTTTATAGCTACCTCGCTGGTGATGGCAGCTACACACTCGAAGATCGTCTCAATGTACCAAATACTCTTTTCATCACACCTGCACTTTCACAAGTTGGTTTGACTGAAAGTCAAGCAGCTGATTTGAAACTTCCATATGCTGTTAAGGAAATTCCTGTTGCAGCTATGCCTCGTGGACATGTAAATGGTGACCTTCGTGGTGCCTTCAAAGCTGTTGTCAATACTGAAACAAAAGAAATTCTTGGCGCAACTATCTTCTCTGAAGGTTCACAAGAAATCATCAACATCATTACTGTTGCAATGGACAACAAGATTCCATACACTTACTTCACAAAACAAATCTTCACTCACCCAACCTTGGCTGAGAACTTGAATGACTTGTTTGCGATTTAG
- a CDS encoding Mur ligase family protein yields the protein MKLKTTLGLLAGRSSHFILSRLGRGSTLPGKLALQFDKDILQHLAKNYEIVVVTGTNGKTLTTALTVGILKEIYGQVLTNPSGANMITGITTTFLTAKSSKTGKNIAVLEIDEASLSRICDYIQPSLFVITNIFRDQMDRYGEIYTTYNMILDAIRKVPTATVLLNGDSPLFYKPAIPNPVQYFGFDLEKGPAKLAHYNTEGILCPDCQSILKYELNTYANLGAYICENCGCKRPDLDYRLTELVELTNNRSRFVIDGQEYGIQIGGLYNIYNALAAVAIARYLGADSQLIKQGFDKSRAVFGRQETFHIGDKECTLVLIKNPVGATQAIEMIKLAPYPFSLSVLLNANYADGIDTSWIWDADFEQITDMDIPEINAGGVRHSEIARRLRVTGYPADKITETSSLEQVIKTIEAQDCKHAYILATYTAMLEFRELLANRQLVRKEMN from the coding sequence ATGAAATTAAAAACTACTTTGGGCCTTCTTGCTGGGCGTTCTTCTCACTTTATTTTGAGTCGTCTTGGACGTGGAAGTACGCTGCCTGGAAAACTCGCCCTTCAATTTGATAAAGATATTTTACAACATTTAGCGAAGAACTATGAGATTGTTGTGGTAACTGGTACCAATGGAAAAACCTTGACGACCGCTCTCACTGTCGGTATCCTAAAGGAAATTTACGGTCAAGTGTTAACCAATCCAAGTGGTGCCAACATGATCACAGGGATTACAACTACCTTCTTGACAGCCAAATCTTCAAAAACTGGCAAGAACATCGCTGTCCTTGAAATCGACGAAGCTAGTCTCTCACGTATCTGTGACTACATCCAGCCTAGTCTTTTCGTTATCACCAATATTTTCCGCGATCAAATGGACCGCTACGGTGAGATTTATACGACCTACAACATGATTTTGGACGCTATTCGAAAAGTTCCTACTGCTACTGTGCTCCTTAACGGCGATAGTCCGCTTTTCTACAAGCCTGCAATTCCAAATCCTGTTCAGTATTTTGGTTTTGATTTGGAAAAAGGTCCAGCAAAGCTTGCTCACTACAATACGGAAGGTATTCTCTGTCCAGACTGTCAAAGTATTTTGAAATATGAGCTTAATACTTATGCCAACTTAGGAGCTTATATTTGTGAAAATTGTGGATGTAAAAGACCTGACTTGGACTACCGTCTAACAGAATTGGTTGAGTTGACCAACAATCGTTCTCGCTTTGTTATTGACGGACAGGAATACGGTATCCAAATCGGTGGACTTTATAATATCTACAATGCTCTCGCAGCAGTCGCTATCGCCCGTTACCTTGGAGCTGATTCTCAACTGATTAAACAAGGATTTGACAAGAGTCGTGCAGTTTTTGGGCGCCAAGAAACCTTCCATATCGGTGACAAGGAATGCACACTGGTTCTTATTAAAAATCCTGTTGGTGCAACACAAGCTATTGAAATGATTAAACTAGCTCCTTATCCATTTAGTTTATCGGTTCTCCTTAATGCTAACTATGCAGACGGTATTGATACCAGCTGGATCTGGGATGCGGATTTTGAACAGATAACTGACATGGATATTCCAGAAATCAATGCTGGTGGCGTTCGTCATTCTGAAATTGCTCGTCGTCTTCGAGTAACTGGCTATCCAGCTGATAAAATCACTGAAACAAGCAGTCTGGAACAAGTTATTAAAACGATTGAAGCCCAAGATTGTAAACATGCTTACATCCTTGCGACCTACACTGCTATGCTGGAATTCCGAGAACTACTAGCCAATCGTCAACTTGTTAGAAAGGAGATGAACTAA